AGCATAGTAACAATTAAAAGGTCATCTTATTGTGGATATATTTAAAAGAATAAAAGATAATCGTGGTCCTATAGGACAACACGCAAAGGCATCTCATGGTTACTTTACGTTTCCTAAACTGGAAGGTGAAATTTCTAACAGAATGACATTCAGAGGAAAAGAATGTTTAGTATGGAGCCTTAATAACTACCTAGGTTTAGGTAATCACCCAGAAGTTCGAAAAGCGGATGAGGAGGCAACTAGAGATTTTGGTTTAGCTTACCCAATGGGTGCTCGTATGATGACAGGGAACAGTGATTACCATGAGCAGCTGGAAGATGAACTTTCTAGCTTTGTTCAAAAGGAAGATACTATTCTTGTTAATTATGGTTTTCAGGGAATGGTTTCAGCCATCGACTCACTTGTTGGTAGACATGATGTAATAGTTTACGATGCAGAATCTCATGCATGTATTATTGATGGAGCTAGATTACATGCAGGGAAACGTTTTGTTTTTCCTCATAATGACATGGAGAAATTTGAGGTTCAATTACAAAGAGCTGAAAGATTAACAGAAAAATCGGGAGGAGGAATACTTGTAATCACAGAAGGTGTATTTGGCATGTCTGGAGATCAAGGAAAACTAAAAGAAATCGTTGAGTTTAAAAAGAAATATGATTTCAGGCTTTTTGTTGACGATGCCCACGGTATTGGCACAATGGGAGAAACCGGTGCTGGCACAGGTGAAGAACAAGGTGTTCAGGATGGAATTGATATTTATTTCGGAACCTTTGCCAAGGCTTTTGCAACAATTGGTGCATTTATTTCTGCTGATGAAGAGATAATCGAATTCTTACGATATAATATGAGATCCCAAGTTTTCGCTAAGTCTCTTCCAATGCCTCTAGTAATAGGTGCATTAAAAAGGCTAGAGTTGATGCGTGCTCATCCTGAGTTGAAAGAAAAATTATGGGAAATTACTAATGGATTACAATCTGGATTAAAGAAAGCTGGATTTAACCTTGGGAATACTAATACTCCTGTTACTCCAGTAATTTTAAGCGGAACACTTGGAGAAGCAACTGGTATAACAATTGATTTAAGAGAAAATCACGGTATCTTCTGTTCGATAGTTGTGTATCCAGTAATTCCTAAAGGAATGATAATTTTAAGACTTATTCCTACGGCCGTTCATACAATGGAGGATGTAGAGTATACTATTGAAAAGTTCAAGCTTGTTAAAGTAAAACTTGAAGAAGGCAAATACAGTTCTTCAAATGTTATTGAGACAGTAGAAGGTTAAATAATTTGCATTAAAAAAGGGATAATTAGAAAACTAATTATCCCTTTTTTAATGTCTTGATTTTTTATTTAGATACCTATCTCTTGCAATCTAGCAATCTCCGTTTCTAAATCTTTATATGTTTGAGCGGTTACTTTAATCATTGGCAATCTACTATTATCGGGTATAATACCTAAAATGTTAAGACAAGC
This window of the Flavobacteriales bacterium genome carries:
- a CDS encoding aminotransferase class I/II-fold pyridoxal phosphate-dependent enzyme — encoded protein: MDIFKRIKDNRGPIGQHAKASHGYFTFPKLEGEISNRMTFRGKECLVWSLNNYLGLGNHPEVRKADEEATRDFGLAYPMGARMMTGNSDYHEQLEDELSSFVQKEDTILVNYGFQGMVSAIDSLVGRHDVIVYDAESHACIIDGARLHAGKRFVFPHNDMEKFEVQLQRAERLTEKSGGGILVITEGVFGMSGDQGKLKEIVEFKKKYDFRLFVDDAHGIGTMGETGAGTGEEQGVQDGIDIYFGTFAKAFATIGAFISADEEIIEFLRYNMRSQVFAKSLPMPLVIGALKRLELMRAHPELKEKLWEITNGLQSGLKKAGFNLGNTNTPVTPVILSGTLGEATGITIDLRENHGIFCSIVVYPVIPKGMIILRLIPTAVHTMEDVEYTIEKFKLVKVKLEEGKYSSSNVIETVEG